A single window of Streptomyces griseoviridis DNA harbors:
- a CDS encoding flavin-containing monooxygenase, protein MTTPHAPDPEGLAELRQRYRLERERRVRPDGTGQYLAADAEFGYYAADPYTEATERAPLDDTVDVAVVGGGFGGILAGARLRRQGVERVRIVEKGGDFGGTWYWNRYPGIHCDIEAHVYLPLLDETGYVPEWKYAPGEEIRRHAVRVAEQFGLYEHALFSTAVTSLTWDEPSGTWIVATDRGDTFRATYVVTATGTLSEPKLPGIPGIKDFKGHTFHTSRWDFGYTGGTPDGGLTGLADRRVGVVGTGATGVQLIPMLAEDAGHVYVFQRTPSTVDVRGNRRTTGEDVGADREGWARARRENYLRIVSGERADEDLVADQWTASAALLEKLLPSFRRPDDRTGFEAAYEVADAAKMNELRARVEEIVGDPETAEALKPWYRYACKRPTFSDKYYPAFNRDNVTLVDTADTHGIERVTENGVVVGGTAYELDCLIFATGFSVGTSGIHSGKLPVHGRDGVQLLDAWARQGPRSLHGFTSNGFPNLVQMGSLHNASSVNYTHILDEQAVHAAALIAAAQAKGALIEPSRETEDAWLAVLADGAPDHEWFHAECTPGYYNREGRGRPNGPTAYPHGAVAFHELLRRWRAESLAEVLRTGTPDDGR, encoded by the coding sequence GTGACGACCCCGCACGCCCCCGACCCCGAAGGACTCGCCGAGCTGAGGCAGCGCTACCGCCTCGAACGCGAGCGCCGGGTACGGCCCGACGGCACCGGTCAATACCTCGCCGCCGACGCCGAGTTCGGCTACTACGCGGCCGACCCGTACACCGAGGCCACCGAGCGCGCGCCGCTCGACGACACCGTCGACGTCGCCGTGGTCGGCGGCGGCTTCGGCGGCATCCTGGCCGGGGCGCGGCTGCGCCGGCAGGGCGTGGAGCGCGTCCGGATCGTCGAGAAGGGCGGCGACTTCGGCGGCACCTGGTACTGGAACCGCTACCCCGGCATCCACTGCGACATCGAGGCGCACGTCTATCTGCCGCTGCTGGACGAGACCGGGTACGTCCCGGAGTGGAAGTACGCGCCGGGCGAGGAGATCCGCCGCCACGCGGTGCGTGTGGCCGAGCAGTTCGGCCTCTACGAGCACGCTCTGTTCTCCACCGCCGTCACCTCGCTGACGTGGGACGAGCCGTCCGGCACCTGGATCGTGGCCACCGACCGCGGCGACACGTTCCGGGCCACCTACGTGGTGACCGCCACCGGCACCCTCTCGGAGCCGAAGCTCCCCGGGATACCCGGCATCAAGGACTTCAAGGGCCACACCTTCCACACCTCGCGGTGGGACTTCGGCTACACCGGGGGCACCCCGGACGGCGGTCTGACGGGCCTCGCGGACCGGCGGGTGGGCGTGGTCGGCACCGGCGCGACCGGCGTCCAGCTCATCCCGATGCTCGCCGAGGACGCCGGGCACGTCTACGTCTTCCAGCGCACCCCCTCCACCGTGGACGTGCGCGGCAACCGCCGCACCACGGGCGAGGACGTCGGCGCGGACCGCGAGGGCTGGGCCCGCGCGCGCCGCGAGAACTATCTCCGCATCGTCTCCGGGGAGCGGGCCGACGAGGACCTCGTCGCGGACCAATGGACGGCGTCGGCCGCCCTGTTGGAGAAGCTGCTGCCCAGTTTCCGCAGGCCGGACGACCGGACCGGGTTCGAGGCCGCCTACGAGGTCGCCGACGCCGCCAAGATGAACGAGCTGCGGGCCCGCGTCGAGGAGATCGTCGGCGACCCGGAGACCGCCGAGGCGCTCAAGCCCTGGTACCGGTACGCGTGCAAGCGCCCCACGTTCTCGGACAAGTACTACCCGGCGTTCAACCGCGACAACGTCACCCTCGTCGACACCGCGGACACCCACGGCATCGAGCGGGTCACCGAGAACGGGGTCGTGGTCGGCGGCACCGCCTACGAACTGGACTGCCTGATCTTCGCCACCGGCTTCTCCGTCGGCACCTCGGGCATCCACTCGGGCAAGCTGCCCGTCCACGGCCGCGACGGCGTCCAACTCCTCGACGCCTGGGCGCGGCAGGGCCCGCGCTCCCTCCACGGCTTCACCAGCAACGGCTTCCCGAACCTCGTCCAGATGGGCTCGCTGCACAACGCGAGCAGCGTCAACTACACGCACATCCTGGACGAGCAGGCCGTGCACGCGGCGGCCCTGATCGCCGCCGCCCAGGCGAAGGGCGCCCTCATCGAGCCGTCCCGTGAGACGGAGGACGCCTGGCTCGCGGTGCTGGCCGACGGCGCCCCCGACCACGAGTGGTTCCACGCCGAGTGCACCCCCGGCTACTACAACCGGGAGGGGCGCGGCCGGCCCAACGGCCCGACCGCCTACCCGCACGGCGCGGTCGCCTTCCACGAACTCCTGCGCCGCTGGCGGGCGGAGTCCCTCGCGGAGGTCCTGCGCACCGGCACTCCGGACGACGGGCGCTGA
- a CDS encoding SMP-30/gluconolactonase/LRE family protein → MRRLPIRTLATLTAIGALTLTGCGTQSAATGAAGTSDEGRTITARKVMRLTTVHQETGMTLLEGPTFGTDGGLYVVDVTAPAGKPKVLRVDVGRKTSRAVHTDSRGAYTSAQFSPYDGRLYLTDYAHGEIVSMDPDGGDFRTFFSGEVDGALMNPDDLAFDQDGNLYVSDSRGLSEGEAHGRVVRIDRTGEKTAVLADGLAATNGISFDLGYRGLWISELTENRISYLRLDADGKVTARHTAVRVDGGIAQTDSIAVDADGNLYQALHGRAAMIVYNQYGERLATVRLPARTEGLESATNVAITPGGRTAYVTVSGPAGGYLYTFDALADGVRQSNGG, encoded by the coding sequence ATGCGACGACTTCCGATCCGAACGCTCGCCACGCTCACCGCGATCGGCGCGCTGACCCTGACCGGATGCGGCACCCAGAGCGCCGCCACCGGCGCGGCGGGCACCTCCGACGAGGGCCGGACCATCACGGCCCGGAAGGTCATGCGGCTGACGACGGTGCACCAGGAGACCGGGATGACGCTGCTCGAAGGGCCGACCTTCGGCACCGACGGCGGGCTGTACGTCGTCGACGTCACCGCGCCCGCGGGCAAGCCGAAGGTGCTCCGCGTCGACGTCGGCCGGAAGACCTCGCGCGCGGTCCACACCGACTCCCGGGGCGCCTACACCTCCGCGCAGTTCAGCCCCTACGACGGACGGCTCTATCTGACCGACTACGCGCACGGCGAGATCGTCAGCATGGACCCGGACGGCGGCGATTTCCGGACGTTCTTCTCCGGCGAGGTCGACGGCGCCCTGATGAACCCCGACGACCTCGCCTTCGACCAGGACGGCAACCTGTACGTCAGCGACTCGCGCGGGCTCTCCGAGGGCGAGGCGCACGGCCGCGTGGTGCGGATCGACCGCACCGGCGAGAAGACCGCCGTCCTCGCCGACGGCCTCGCCGCGACCAACGGGATCTCGTTCGACCTCGGCTACCGGGGCCTGTGGATCAGCGAACTCACCGAGAACCGGATCTCCTACCTCCGCCTCGACGCGGACGGAAAGGTGACGGCCAGGCACACCGCCGTCCGCGTCGACGGCGGGATCGCCCAGACCGACTCGATCGCGGTCGACGCCGACGGCAACCTCTACCAGGCGCTGCACGGCAGGGCCGCGATGATCGTCTACAACCAGTACGGCGAGCGCCTCGCGACGGTCCGCCTCCCAGCCCGCACCGAGGGCCTCGAATCGGCGACGAACGTGGCGATCACGCCCGGCGGCCGGACCGCGTACGTGACGGTCAGCGGCCCCGCCGGGGGCTACCTCTACACCTTCGACGCGCTCGCGGACGGGGTACGCCAGTCCAACGGCGGCTGA
- a CDS encoding TetR/AcrR family transcriptional regulator — protein sequence MTEHPVPEKWRPANHGPKAAARNRAALVSAAREIYARHGLAAPLSAIARRAGVGQGVLYRHFPDRAAVAAAVLEENVRQVEQAAEAEGATSATVLGVLTWHLTESAAFIGLLHADVAISPQGVPPYAQALSERVERALRGHAPHGGRLEAAGDLMLAVAMVSGAVTGPTREERERRARAAWRLLGVEAEPVRPFEE from the coding sequence GTGACAGAGCACCCCGTGCCGGAGAAGTGGCGGCCCGCCAACCACGGGCCCAAGGCCGCCGCGCGCAACCGGGCCGCTCTGGTCTCCGCCGCCCGCGAGATCTACGCGCGGCACGGGCTCGCCGCCCCGCTCTCCGCCATCGCCCGCCGGGCCGGTGTCGGGCAGGGCGTCCTGTACCGGCACTTCCCCGACCGGGCCGCCGTGGCCGCCGCGGTCCTGGAGGAGAACGTGCGGCAGGTCGAGCAGGCCGCCGAGGCCGAGGGCGCCACGTCCGCCACCGTGCTCGGCGTGCTGACCTGGCACCTCACCGAGTCGGCGGCCTTCATCGGGCTTCTGCACGCCGACGTGGCGATCAGCCCGCAGGGCGTTCCCCCGTACGCGCAGGCCCTGTCGGAGCGGGTGGAGCGCGCGCTGCGGGGGCACGCTCCGCACGGGGGACGGCTGGAGGCGGCCGGCGATCTCATGCTCGCCGTCGCCATGGTCTCGGGTGCCGTCACCGGCCCCACCCGCGAGGAGCGCGAGCGGCGCGCGCGGGCGGCCTGGCGGCTGCTCGGCGTCGAGGCGGAACCGGTACGGCCCTTCGAGGAGTGA
- a CDS encoding endo alpha-1,4 polygalactosaminidase yields the protein MKDNAISVLHRCLVLAVVVAAAFIAWPAPSEAASAKTLPPAAGGFDYQIGGPYTPAAGVKIVSRDHTASPASNLYNICYINAFQTQPGASSEWAADLLLRDASGKLVEDKEWPGEYLLDVRTEAKRAAILQKVGGWIDECATKGFDAVEPDNYDHYTRSKGLIDPSESKKYMKLLVDRAHAKNLAIAQKNTLELAGDASSLGIDFAVVEECGVIWSGASAPECPEYYAAFGNRIIDIEYTNAGMNRACASYAGVFSIVQRDVSVTPNGLRKTCAGQ from the coding sequence ATGAAGGACAACGCGATCAGCGTTCTGCATCGATGTCTTGTGCTGGCTGTCGTCGTGGCGGCCGCGTTCATCGCCTGGCCCGCGCCGTCCGAGGCGGCGTCGGCCAAGACCCTGCCCCCGGCCGCGGGCGGCTTCGACTACCAGATCGGCGGCCCCTACACGCCGGCCGCCGGAGTCAAGATCGTCAGCCGCGACCACACGGCGAGCCCCGCGTCCAACCTGTACAACATCTGCTACATCAACGCCTTCCAGACCCAGCCGGGCGCGAGTTCCGAATGGGCCGCGGACCTCCTGCTGCGCGACGCGAGCGGCAAGCTGGTGGAGGACAAGGAGTGGCCGGGCGAGTACCTGCTCGACGTGCGCACCGAGGCCAAGCGGGCGGCCATTCTCCAGAAGGTCGGGGGCTGGATCGACGAATGCGCGACGAAGGGATTCGACGCCGTCGAACCGGACAACTACGACCACTACACCCGCTCGAAGGGCCTGATCGACCCGAGCGAATCCAAGAAGTACATGAAGCTCCTCGTCGACCGCGCACACGCGAAGAACCTGGCGATCGCCCAGAAGAACACCCTCGAACTCGCCGGTGACGCCTCTTCTCTCGGCATCGACTTCGCCGTCGTCGAGGAGTGCGGTGTGATCTGGTCCGGCGCCAGCGCGCCCGAATGCCCCGAGTACTACGCGGCGTTCGGCAACCGCATCATCGACATCGAGTACACCAACGCGGGCATGAACCGGGCCTGCGCCTCCTACGCGGGCGTCTTCAGCATCGTGCAGCGCGATGTCTCGGTCACCCCGAACGGCCTCCGCAAGACCTGCGCCGGCCAGTAG
- the cas6e gene encoding type I-E CRISPR-associated protein Cas6/Cse3/CasE translates to MNTDTDTDTDTAVPNGPSGADGAARFVAAQTLLTLDARHPFAGKSLIDAQDMHRTVMSGFPGWVDDGSQDPRAQMGILSTWTVDLRQARLNLVVQSSLPADWSGIPRAALAERPEPLTIDRTFRVGDRVAFRTVVNPVRSIPPPPGSPRKARGTRVPHTRPEHVKGWFARRLQPSGEPATAPDGVTRIGADTDTDRLAVRMLPRASSPAPHKGLRIARAEIKGTLTVTDPKVFVAALTQGIGHARAYSCGLILVR, encoded by the coding sequence GTGAACACCGACACCGACACCGACACCGACACCGCCGTGCCGAACGGCCCGTCAGGCGCGGACGGCGCCGCCAGATTCGTCGCCGCGCAGACCCTGCTGACCCTGGATGCCCGGCATCCGTTCGCCGGTAAGTCACTCATCGACGCCCAGGACATGCACCGAACGGTCATGAGCGGCTTCCCCGGCTGGGTGGATGACGGCAGCCAGGACCCGCGGGCCCAGATGGGCATCCTGTCGACCTGGACCGTCGACCTCCGTCAGGCGCGGCTCAACCTGGTGGTCCAGTCGTCCCTCCCGGCCGACTGGAGTGGCATCCCCCGTGCGGCCCTGGCCGAGAGGCCGGAGCCCCTCACCATCGATCGCACCTTCCGCGTCGGCGACCGGGTCGCCTTCCGCACGGTCGTCAATCCGGTGCGCAGCATTCCGCCCCCGCCGGGCTCTCCCCGGAAGGCCCGAGGCACCCGCGTCCCGCACACTCGGCCCGAGCACGTGAAGGGGTGGTTCGCGCGACGCCTGCAACCGTCCGGCGAGCCCGCGACCGCCCCGGACGGCGTCACCCGCATCGGAGCGGACACGGACACCGACCGACTCGCCGTACGCATGCTTCCGCGCGCCTCAAGTCCCGCACCGCACAAGGGACTTCGCATCGCCCGCGCGGAGATCAAAGGCACCCTCACGGTCACCGACCCCAAGGTGTTCGTCGCTGCCCTCACTCAGGGCATCGGCCACGCGCGTGCGTACAGCTGCGGGTTGATCCTCGTACGCTGA
- the cas5e gene encoding type I-E CRISPR-associated protein Cas5/CasD encodes MSGANDAHVLLVRLAGPLQSWGITGRFARRDTHSRPTKSGVIGLCAAALGLPREEPLGELAEVRFGVRADRPGTSLRDYHTVGGGRYPLRPRDLITDHQRAARATTDPSPVPPLDDAPEPGPFGRAELEAWYGSPKYVTADPASGALVSAQLRRHSLITERWYLADAAFLVGLEHEDRALLERVAHALEHPKRLLWLGRKACPPSGDLALGIAPGSLRDAFETHALLPDAVGCGTGSPGARPSARPWAWFESPRPIPGVGPLSDQPVRFGADGATHGLRWETRHRITIAAHARGWDIIL; translated from the coding sequence GTGAGCGGCGCGAACGACGCGCACGTCCTCCTCGTCCGGCTGGCCGGCCCCCTCCAGTCCTGGGGCATCACCGGCAGGTTCGCTCGACGCGACACGCACAGCCGCCCCACGAAGTCGGGTGTGATCGGCCTCTGCGCCGCGGCCCTGGGGCTGCCCAGGGAAGAACCTCTCGGGGAGCTCGCCGAGGTGCGCTTCGGCGTGCGGGCCGACCGGCCCGGCACGTCGCTCCGCGACTACCACACGGTCGGCGGCGGGAGGTATCCGCTGCGCCCGCGTGACCTCATCACCGACCACCAGCGAGCCGCCAGGGCGACGACGGACCCGTCGCCGGTGCCGCCGTTGGACGACGCCCCGGAGCCCGGCCCGTTCGGACGCGCGGAGTTGGAGGCGTGGTACGGCTCACCGAAGTACGTCACCGCCGACCCGGCATCGGGGGCTCTCGTCTCCGCGCAGCTTCGCCGCCACAGCCTGATCACAGAGCGCTGGTACCTCGCCGACGCCGCGTTTCTCGTCGGTCTCGAACACGAGGACAGAGCGCTCCTTGAACGTGTCGCCCACGCCCTGGAGCATCCGAAGAGGCTGCTCTGGCTCGGCCGCAAGGCCTGTCCGCCGTCGGGGGACCTCGCCCTCGGCATCGCTCCGGGCTCCCTCAGGGATGCCTTCGAGACACACGCCCTGCTTCCCGACGCGGTCGGCTGCGGAACCGGGTCGCCGGGTGCCCGGCCCTCCGCACGCCCGTGGGCCTGGTTCGAGAGTCCGCGGCCGATCCCCGGTGTCGGACCCCTGTCCGACCAGCCCGTGCGCTTCGGAGCGGACGGGGCAACCCACGGTCTCCGCTGGGAGACCCGCCACCGCATCACCATCGCCGCACACGCCCGTGGATGGGACATCATCCTGTGA
- a CDS encoding type I-E CRISPR-associated protein Cas7/Cse4/CasC translates to MTEPPRSQFLSLHLIETLAAVLPVRDENAQPKSLVFGGVERHMITSQARRRAERVHARNRANAGLGQLKGRSMGVRTREWALLAGRELESAHGWDRDRAVVTARTVMEASGLKFGDPKKKTVADLTKVLIFAPADAGVRIADHIVDRAADVEEWRDAYLEAQARAEAAKKTRRGTRTKGATAPDAAETAVEAAPAADLPPLPKATRDAVLLALAPRDAVDIALYGRFLAEIPDSPNVDGAVQTGHAFTVHEAEQIEDFYAAADDAKLDRRRNALDFLDAADDAGAGMTGYQSLISGTFYRHAVLDRTQLRINLRVAGMDEAEAEEAASEAEKEFVNSFVEAFPEAKKNSTASTGSLPALVLAFEGERPYNYASAFQKPVDERALSAGGEGPAGPAAVRRLLRHHTFVSRRRSDLRTTRVLTYDPEIDLLLGESGVPESLVVERIEDLTP, encoded by the coding sequence GTGACCGAGCCCCCTCGGAGCCAGTTCCTCTCCTTGCATCTCATCGAGACCCTGGCCGCGGTCCTTCCCGTACGCGACGAGAACGCGCAGCCGAAATCCCTGGTCTTCGGCGGTGTGGAACGGCACATGATCACCAGTCAGGCCCGCAGGCGCGCCGAGCGGGTCCACGCCCGCAACCGGGCCAACGCCGGACTCGGGCAGCTCAAGGGACGGAGCATGGGCGTCCGTACCCGGGAGTGGGCGCTCCTGGCCGGACGTGAACTCGAGTCCGCCCACGGCTGGGACCGGGACAGGGCGGTGGTCACGGCCCGAACGGTGATGGAAGCGAGCGGTCTCAAATTCGGCGATCCGAAGAAGAAGACCGTGGCCGATCTGACCAAGGTGCTCATCTTCGCGCCGGCCGACGCCGGGGTGAGGATCGCGGACCACATCGTCGACCGGGCGGCGGACGTCGAGGAGTGGCGCGACGCGTATCTCGAAGCCCAGGCTCGCGCTGAGGCCGCGAAGAAGACACGACGCGGAACCAGGACGAAGGGCGCGACAGCACCGGACGCGGCGGAGACCGCGGTGGAAGCCGCCCCGGCCGCCGACCTGCCTCCGCTGCCCAAGGCCACACGCGATGCCGTGCTGCTGGCCCTCGCTCCTCGCGACGCCGTGGACATCGCCCTCTACGGTCGTTTCCTCGCCGAGATTCCCGACTCGCCCAACGTGGACGGCGCCGTCCAGACCGGACACGCCTTCACCGTGCATGAGGCCGAGCAGATCGAGGACTTCTACGCGGCGGCCGATGACGCGAAACTCGATCGCAGACGCAACGCACTCGACTTCCTCGACGCGGCGGACGACGCGGGCGCGGGCATGACCGGGTACCAGTCCCTGATCTCCGGCACCTTCTACCGACACGCGGTCCTCGACCGTACGCAGCTCCGCATCAATCTGCGGGTGGCCGGAATGGACGAGGCCGAGGCCGAGGAAGCGGCGTCCGAGGCCGAGAAGGAGTTCGTCAACTCCTTCGTGGAGGCGTTTCCGGAAGCGAAGAAGAACTCCACCGCGTCCACCGGATCACTGCCGGCGCTCGTCCTCGCCTTCGAAGGGGAGCGCCCCTACAACTACGCGTCCGCCTTTCAGAAGCCGGTCGACGAGCGGGCCCTGTCGGCCGGTGGGGAAGGACCGGCGGGCCCCGCCGCCGTACGCAGGCTGCTGCGCCATCACACCTTCGTCAGTCGCCGCCGCAGCGACCTGCGCACCACACGGGTGCTCACGTACGACCCCGAGATCGATCTGCTCCTGGGAGAGTCGGGAGTGCCGGAGTCGCTCGTGGTGGAGCGGATCGAGGACCTCACCCCGTGA
- the casB gene encoding type I-E CRISPR-associated protein Cse2/CasB, with amino-acid sequence MTEQSPPVDTEAEPPRFPHDSTALTTWLTGLVRDREYGTLAELRRARVRTNAHIRAGWYGGDDHRDLFEQVAFLFAIYHQGRPTPSYGHGSLGAAARRIGDGTGRGPDNPGAQRLLGRVVASRRVPWRHIQHAVTRLRSCEQPPPSWTALTEDLIKWNDREARVAYRWSVEFHTPPGRGRQASRNR; translated from the coding sequence GTGACTGAGCAGAGTCCGCCGGTGGACACGGAGGCGGAGCCGCCTCGCTTCCCGCACGACAGCACGGCGCTCACCACCTGGCTCACCGGTCTCGTGCGCGACCGCGAGTACGGGACGCTCGCCGAACTCCGTCGCGCCCGGGTCCGTACCAACGCGCACATCCGGGCCGGCTGGTACGGGGGCGACGACCACCGCGATCTCTTCGAGCAGGTGGCCTTCCTCTTCGCGATCTACCACCAGGGCCGACCCACACCCTCGTACGGCCACGGCAGTCTCGGCGCCGCGGCCCGCAGGATCGGCGACGGGACCGGCCGCGGGCCGGACAATCCCGGCGCGCAGCGGCTCCTGGGCCGGGTCGTCGCGAGCCGGCGCGTTCCCTGGCGCCACATCCAGCACGCCGTCACCCGGCTCCGGTCCTGCGAACAGCCCCCACCGTCCTGGACCGCTCTGACCGAGGACCTCATCAAGTGGAACGACCGAGAGGCGCGCGTCGCCTACCGGTGGTCGGTCGAGTTCCACACCCCGCCGGGGCGCGGCCGGCAGGCATCGAGGAACCGATGA
- a CDS encoding type I-E CRISPR-associated protein Cse1/CasA has translation MHESRPPVPAGRRVGWDPRFQPCVPAVGLDGATAHHSLCALLAQADGLAALDCASPGETVAVIEYLLAICFASGTCPSSDEDWSAWVRGGKALAPAAAWLSKEPADSWDLFHPTKPLAQNSQLAANLRKDGTGTAQLVIEHAGDYNQHFDHHHLERPNPLPAADAFRATLTQHVYGPYGRARMSGDLLGAKITNLAAGRLAGRIRVVALGRTLGETLRLNLYPPDGPGKPLNTSWTAADFERRTFVEKPKPRKPRSSADLHSSLGRSVLLRPARGPHGQIMVDRVLIGAGEILELDPARHLQDAVYSETTSGVSKPLWPSPSRALWQQAHALYGAVRDDRTGMYARLRSLLPHQRAEPQGPYQEARKGAPYQLWAVGLLANKALPVIWTHGAYPYAPGMAAHLYRASRRGSIVAEHLARTLKNAAIVAAETAFPAMRAGEETSQVARLDARYAFWPAAEDPFHELLDEVIDRGFEDDDPVSAPLVAYAMELMNMARTQLLRRLDTLPPSDRNHRARARGERLFDKAVSGGRAPAELRGETARD, from the coding sequence TTGCACGAGAGCCGACCGCCGGTTCCGGCCGGGCGACGCGTCGGCTGGGACCCTCGCTTCCAGCCCTGCGTCCCCGCCGTCGGCCTCGACGGCGCGACCGCGCACCACTCCCTGTGCGCGCTCCTCGCCCAGGCCGACGGCCTCGCCGCCCTGGACTGCGCCTCGCCGGGCGAGACCGTCGCCGTCATCGAGTACTTGCTCGCCATCTGCTTCGCGTCCGGCACCTGCCCGTCGTCCGACGAGGACTGGAGCGCCTGGGTCCGCGGCGGAAAGGCCCTGGCGCCGGCCGCCGCCTGGCTGTCGAAGGAACCAGCGGACTCCTGGGACCTGTTCCACCCCACGAAGCCGCTGGCCCAGAACTCCCAACTGGCCGCGAATCTCCGCAAAGACGGCACCGGAACCGCCCAACTGGTCATCGAGCACGCCGGCGACTACAACCAGCACTTCGACCACCATCACCTCGAACGCCCCAACCCGCTCCCGGCGGCGGACGCGTTCCGCGCCACCCTCACCCAGCACGTCTACGGCCCTTACGGACGGGCCCGCATGTCAGGGGATCTGCTCGGCGCCAAGATCACCAATCTCGCGGCGGGCCGGCTGGCGGGGCGGATCCGGGTCGTCGCCCTGGGGCGGACGCTCGGCGAGACACTGCGCCTGAACCTCTATCCGCCTGACGGGCCGGGGAAGCCGCTCAACACCTCCTGGACCGCGGCCGATTTCGAGCGGCGTACGTTCGTGGAGAAGCCGAAGCCCCGGAAGCCGCGAAGCTCAGCGGACCTGCACAGCTCCCTGGGCCGTTCCGTGCTGCTGCGTCCGGCACGCGGACCTCACGGGCAGATCATGGTCGACCGGGTACTGATCGGGGCCGGTGAGATCCTGGAACTCGACCCGGCGCGTCATCTTCAGGACGCCGTGTACAGCGAGACGACGAGCGGCGTGTCCAAGCCCTTGTGGCCCTCGCCCAGCCGGGCTCTCTGGCAACAGGCCCATGCCCTGTACGGCGCCGTCAGGGACGACAGGACCGGTATGTACGCGCGGCTGCGGTCCCTCCTCCCCCATCAGCGAGCGGAACCGCAGGGCCCGTACCAGGAAGCACGGAAGGGCGCCCCGTACCAGCTCTGGGCTGTCGGGCTCCTGGCCAACAAAGCACTCCCCGTCATCTGGACGCACGGCGCCTACCCCTACGCGCCGGGCATGGCCGCGCACCTCTACCGGGCGTCCCGCCGTGGCTCGATCGTCGCCGAGCACCTGGCGCGGACCCTGAAGAACGCGGCGATCGTGGCCGCGGAGACCGCGTTCCCCGCCATGAGGGCCGGGGAGGAGACCAGCCAGGTGGCCCGGCTCGACGCCCGGTACGCCTTCTGGCCCGCGGCCGAGGACCCCTTCCACGAACTGCTGGACGAGGTGATCGACCGCGGTTTCGAGGACGACGACCCGGTGTCCGCTCCCTTGGTCGCCTACGCGATGGAATTGATGAACATGGCTCGCACCCAGTTGCTCCGGCGCCTCGACACCCTGCCGCCCAGCGACCGCAACCATCGAGCGCGCGCCCGGGGCGAGCGGCTCTTCGACAAAGCCGTGTCCGGTGGGCGGGCCCCGGCCGAACTCCGAGGGGAGACCGCACGTGACTGA